The proteins below are encoded in one region of uncultured Eubacteriales bacterium:
- a CDS encoding Beta-glucosidase, with the protein MKKKMSNKKFTIVWSSVLAVVLALTIAVNVLTNVFSGYVDLFLGAGEAIITKTEGSEDWDSEYYTLDYTKGDVKKNANALVEEIEGEGIVLMKNNGVLPLAPRAKVTLLGRSAADPVYGGSGSGAVKLDTVVNLKSGLESAELKINNTVYGILESFAPTKPKGVIAMDKPQDSSYYIGEMPVSGYTPAAIASFSDYADAAVVVIGRGGGEGGDLTRDMKGWDDNYVEGQHQLELNKDEKDMLALAKQNFDKVVVMVNASSAMELGELENDADIDAILWVGSPGQTGFNAVGSVLVGDVNPSGRTVDIYPADFTKDPTYVNFGDYKYSNISKQNASGDGYFVQYEEGIYIGYRYYETAAVEGFINYDEAVVYPFGYGLSYTDFSWEIAGQKLGGAEEDISIDVKVTNTGSVAGKEVVQLYYSAPYTKGGIEKSSVVLGAFAKTGLLEPGASETVTLTLAVEDMASYDYKDAKAYVLDAGSYKLTLQSDSHTVKEGCAPIDYTLSKQIVFSGDKYRASDAAPVTNQFDDVTAGITTNLSRADFAGTFPTAPQGADFEASEATILGYQPYKAADNEDPDAVMPATGEENGLSLIDMRGLSYNDESWELLLNQLSLRNMSKLILNGMYATVDLRSIGKPATVDFDGPAGISSYMTALSSTAYPSEVVIASTYNTELIYRMGVMVGNEGIANKVTGWYAPAMNIHRSPFAGRNFEYYSEDPLLSGIMGAACVSGASSKGMYCTIKHFAVNDQETNRVNNGVSAWANEQALREIYLKPFEYTVKNAAQTIKAITDDKGTMSEITMKGCTAVMSSFNRIGGTWAGGSVPLMTNVLRGEWGFEGLAITDFDLYDYMYPDQSIAAGTDLILSTDAMKSLEDTKSATAVRNLRNASHNILYAVAHSNAMNGIAPGTIITYTTAPWVKGLMMADAAVGVLLLAGAAWMVVRVRRNKEK; encoded by the coding sequence ATGAAGAAAAAAATGAGCAACAAGAAGTTTACCATCGTCTGGTCGTCGGTTCTTGCGGTGGTACTGGCGCTGACCATCGCGGTCAACGTTCTCACCAACGTGTTCAGCGGATATGTGGACCTTTTCCTGGGCGCGGGCGAGGCCATTATTACCAAGACCGAGGGCTCTGAGGACTGGGACAGCGAGTACTATACCCTGGACTATACGAAGGGCGACGTAAAGAAGAACGCCAACGCCCTGGTGGAGGAGATCGAGGGCGAGGGCATCGTGCTGATGAAGAACAACGGCGTGCTGCCGTTGGCGCCGAGAGCCAAGGTCACCCTTCTGGGCCGCAGCGCGGCAGACCCCGTCTACGGCGGCTCCGGCTCCGGCGCCGTCAAGCTGGACACGGTGGTCAATCTGAAGTCCGGCCTGGAGAGCGCCGAGCTCAAAATCAACAACACTGTGTACGGTATTTTGGAAAGCTTCGCCCCCACCAAGCCCAAGGGCGTTATCGCCATGGATAAGCCCCAGGACTCCTCCTACTATATTGGCGAGATGCCCGTCTCGGGGTACACCCCCGCCGCCATTGCCAGCTTCTCCGACTACGCTGACGCGGCTGTCGTGGTCATCGGCCGCGGCGGCGGCGAGGGCGGCGACCTGACCCGTGACATGAAGGGTTGGGACGACAACTATGTGGAAGGTCAGCACCAGCTGGAGCTCAATAAGGACGAGAAGGATATGCTTGCCCTCGCCAAGCAGAACTTCGACAAGGTCGTCGTCATGGTCAACGCCTCCTCCGCCATGGAGCTGGGAGAGCTGGAGAACGACGCGGACATAGACGCCATCCTCTGGGTGGGCTCCCCCGGCCAGACCGGCTTCAACGCCGTGGGCAGCGTCCTGGTGGGCGATGTGAATCCCTCGGGCCGTACCGTGGACATCTACCCCGCCGACTTCACCAAGGACCCCACCTATGTTAACTTCGGCGACTATAAGTACTCCAACATCAGCAAGCAGAACGCCTCCGGCGACGGCTACTTCGTCCAGTATGAGGAGGGTATCTACATCGGCTACCGCTACTACGAGACCGCCGCTGTGGAGGGCTTCATCAACTATGACGAAGCTGTTGTCTACCCCTTTGGCTACGGTCTCTCCTACACCGACTTCTCCTGGGAGATCGCCGGGCAGAAGCTGGGCGGAGCTGAGGAGGATATCTCCATCGACGTGAAGGTCACCAACACCGGCAGCGTGGCCGGTAAGGAAGTGGTCCAGCTCTATTACTCCGCGCCTTACACCAAGGGCGGCATCGAGAAGTCCAGTGTGGTGCTGGGCGCCTTCGCCAAGACCGGCCTCTTGGAGCCTGGCGCCAGCGAGACGGTCACTTTGACCCTGGCTGTGGAGGATATGGCCTCCTACGATTACAAGGACGCAAAGGCTTACGTGCTGGACGCGGGCAGCTATAAGCTCACCCTCCAGAGCGACTCCCACACCGTCAAGGAAGGCTGCGCCCCCATCGACTACACGCTCAGCAAGCAGATCGTCTTCAGCGGCGACAAGTACCGCGCCAGCGACGCCGCTCCCGTTACCAACCAGTTTGACGACGTGACCGCGGGCATCACCACCAATTTGTCCCGCGCAGACTTCGCGGGCACCTTCCCCACCGCCCCTCAGGGTGCGGATTTCGAGGCCAGCGAGGCCACGATTCTCGGCTATCAGCCCTACAAGGCGGCTGACAACGAGGATCCCGATGCCGTGATGCCCGCCACCGGCGAAGAGAACGGCCTGAGCCTGATCGATATGCGCGGGCTCTCCTATAATGACGAATCTTGGGAGCTCCTGCTCAATCAGCTCTCCCTGAGAAACATGAGCAAGCTGATTCTCAACGGCATGTACGCCACCGTGGACCTTAGGTCCATCGGCAAGCCCGCCACCGTGGACTTCGACGGTCCTGCCGGCATCAGCTCCTATATGACCGCTCTGAGCAGCACCGCCTATCCCTCCGAGGTGGTTATCGCCTCCACCTATAACACCGAGCTCATCTACCGGATGGGCGTGATGGTAGGCAACGAGGGCATTGCCAACAAGGTCACCGGCTGGTACGCCCCCGCTATGAACATCCACCGCTCTCCCTTCGCAGGCCGTAACTTCGAGTATTACTCCGAGGATCCCCTCCTCTCCGGCATCATGGGCGCAGCCTGTGTATCCGGTGCATCCAGCAAGGGCATGTACTGTACCATCAAGCACTTTGCCGTCAACGACCAGGAGACCAACCGAGTCAATAACGGCGTCAGCGCCTGGGCCAACGAGCAGGCCCTGCGCGAGATCTACCTCAAGCCCTTCGAGTACACCGTGAAGAACGCCGCCCAGACCATCAAGGCCATCACGGACGATAAGGGCACCATGAGCGAGATCACCATGAAGGGCTGCACCGCGGTCATGAGTTCCTTCAACCGCATCGGCGGCACCTGGGCCGGCGGCTCCGTGCCTCTGATGACCAACGTTCTGCGCGGTGAGTGGGGCTTTGAGGGTCTGGCGATCACCGACTTCGACCTCTACGACTATATGTATCCCGACCAGAGCATCGCCGCGGGCACCGACCTCATCCTCTCCACCGATGCGATGAAGAGCCTGGAGGACACTAAGAGCGCCACTGCGGTTCGCAATCTCCGCAATGCCTCCCACAATATCCTCTACGCCGTGGCCCACTCCAACGCCATGAACGGCATCGCCCCCGGCACCATCATCACCTACACCACCGCCCCCTGGGTGAAGGGCCTGATGATGGCCGACGCGGCTGTCGGCGTCCTCCTGCTGGCGGGTGCCGCCTGGATGGTCGTCCGGGTGCGCAGGAACAAGGAGAAGTAA
- a CDS encoding Efflux transporter, RND family, MFP subunit, which produces MKRNAFLLPILAFAVLLSACSSAAANTEQPTIGDIQDTVDESGTVYYSENYSITSSVGGRITSSNFDVGALVEAGQVLYTIDDTDIVNKISSAQLNLDSARTSYAQAAKAVEDLSVKSYLSGMITEMYCKVGDYVATGSKVAQVVDSQHLKLKLAFSGTDSIFLGSAAKITVPNDTAEIDGVVTRIYEQTTVFDGRQMGVYVEISFDNPGALTSGETATATVNGISPIATGTIEHVTNDAVYSTGTGLITAVNANVGNNVADGTVVLQIKNDAVTGAVTNASLSISSAEESLKQLRGTLDYYTIKAPATGTILEKNYKESDLATAATPLAILSDGDAVNVVVDIDEKYISKLAVGQSAAVTLTSGADGAAYTGTVKEISDSGTVANGVTYYPVKISLDRQDGLKDGMNVNVSILVASKENCLLVPQSYLVGGSKIEVLEDGKPVLKDVVTGLSDGKYVEIVSGLTETDSMVSK; this is translated from the coding sequence ATGAAAAGAAACGCATTCCTGCTCCCCATACTGGCCTTCGCCGTCCTCCTGTCGGCGTGCTCCAGCGCCGCCGCCAATACGGAGCAGCCGACGATCGGCGACATCCAGGACACCGTGGACGAGAGCGGCACGGTCTACTACTCTGAAAACTACTCCATCACCTCCTCCGTCGGCGGCCGGATCACCAGCAGCAATTTCGACGTGGGCGCGCTGGTGGAGGCGGGGCAGGTCCTCTACACCATCGACGACACCGACATCGTCAACAAGATCTCCAGCGCCCAATTGAACCTCGACTCGGCCCGAACCAGCTACGCCCAGGCGGCCAAAGCGGTGGAGGACCTTTCCGTCAAGTCCTACCTCTCCGGGATGATCACCGAGATGTACTGTAAGGTGGGAGACTACGTCGCCACGGGCAGTAAGGTGGCTCAGGTGGTGGACAGCCAGCATCTCAAGCTGAAGCTGGCCTTCTCCGGCACCGACTCCATCTTCCTTGGCTCCGCCGCCAAGATCACGGTCCCCAACGACACCGCCGAGATCGACGGCGTGGTGACCAGGATCTATGAGCAGACCACTGTCTTCGACGGCAGGCAGATGGGGGTCTACGTGGAGATCTCCTTTGATAACCCAGGTGCGCTGACCAGCGGCGAGACGGCGACGGCCACCGTCAACGGCATCTCCCCCATCGCTACCGGCACCATCGAGCACGTCACCAACGACGCCGTCTATTCCACCGGAACCGGCCTTATCACCGCCGTCAACGCCAATGTTGGCAACAACGTCGCGGACGGCACAGTGGTCCTCCAGATCAAAAACGACGCCGTGACGGGCGCGGTCACCAATGCCAGCCTGAGCATCAGCAGCGCGGAGGAGTCTCTCAAGCAGCTCCGGGGTACTCTGGACTACTACACCATCAAGGCTCCCGCCACCGGAACCATCCTGGAGAAAAACTATAAGGAGAGTGATCTTGCCACTGCCGCCACGCCGCTCGCCATTCTCTCCGACGGAGACGCGGTCAACGTGGTGGTGGACATCGACGAGAAATATATCTCCAAGCTCGCCGTGGGCCAGAGCGCTGCCGTCACCCTGACCTCCGGCGCAGACGGCGCGGCCTACACCGGCACGGTGAAGGAGATCAGCGACAGCGGAACTGTCGCCAACGGCGTGACCTACTACCCAGTGAAAATTTCCCTGGACCGGCAGGACGGATTGAAGGACGGCATGAACGTCAACGTCTCTATTTTGGTAGCGTCCAAGGAGAACTGCCTCCTCGTGCCCCAGTCCTACCTGGTGGGCGGCAGTAAAATCGAGGTCCTGGAGGACGGAAAGCCGGTCCTGAAGGACGTGGTTACCGGCCTCTCCGACGGCAAATACGTGGAGATCGTCAGCGGCCTCACCGAGACGGACAGCATGGTTTCAAAATAA
- a CDS encoding conserved membrane hypothetical protein (Evidence 4 : Homologs of previously reported genes of unknown function), giving the protein MFWRNFRRELARTASRLVSVIIITLVAVMLYVGFASFSYTIKEISDQYYDEQNVADYWITGQSLDKTDCAKLLDIDGVLDLQPRVTLSVEKRHDSEITLSLYAVPKEMTINVPRILEGSLPAGNNDMMLGKVFADAQGLHVGDRYDLKIPGSGQILKMTVCALVQSPEAMYSIDTKSLSPDPAHHGFAYIREGAVESLFGRNIYNQICITTSPGLDENALKRSINETLGTKVINIVALEDNADAYNMLDISNSIKNIILIFPMIFFAVAALIMFSTMSRLIENARMTIGTFKALGYDDAKIMRYYLMYAVLVANLGFALGLVPVKLFVVFIIGKIFSSIDIPAYQVVFDRPAILIAYAITCAVCIGTAFFITRGELKDSPTECMRPKAQKDARKNPLERLPFLWNRFGFTQKYVVRNIFRNKARMLICIVGIASCMMLIMTARGITDTIDNYLTVLSGRAQRFDVLATLDATVTENQYKHLENLDGVTEVQSAMTTGVKLYSIDREYTTYLTITDDTISLKLLDPYGPSTMRLPERGVILDEKIADSLGVSPGDTINARFFGDNKFYETEVSAVMKSIDGVYIGRSFWRDMGKGFTPNTMYLKTDDASSVIDRLSDYDFVTTVLDKSSVMDAARENVMSIVTIVTVLILFGGLLAFIVLYNLGIVSFYEQIRSLATLMVLGFHDKEIKKLVLSENIVFTLIGVLIGAPLGVLLTDAILGTIDMMHFQTYVQPYSYLLSGALTLAFAMFVNLMLGLQMRKIDMLGALKSIE; this is encoded by the coding sequence ATGTTCTGGAGAAACTTCCGGCGGGAGCTTGCCCGGACCGCCTCCCGCCTGGTGTCGGTCATCATCATCACACTGGTCGCCGTCATGCTGTACGTAGGCTTTGCCAGCTTTAGCTATACGATAAAGGAAATTTCCGACCAGTACTACGACGAGCAGAATGTGGCCGACTACTGGATCACCGGCCAGAGCCTCGACAAGACCGACTGCGCCAAGCTTCTGGACATTGACGGCGTGCTCGACCTCCAGCCACGGGTGACCCTGTCCGTCGAGAAAAGGCACGACAGCGAGATTACGCTTTCCCTCTACGCGGTGCCGAAGGAGATGACCATCAACGTCCCGCGCATTCTGGAGGGGAGCCTCCCCGCCGGCAACAACGACATGATGCTGGGCAAGGTCTTCGCGGACGCACAGGGTCTCCATGTGGGGGATCGCTATGATCTCAAGATACCGGGCAGCGGGCAGATTCTGAAAATGACGGTCTGCGCTCTCGTGCAGAGCCCGGAGGCCATGTACAGCATCGACACCAAGAGCCTCTCCCCCGACCCCGCCCACCACGGCTTTGCCTACATCCGGGAGGGGGCCGTGGAGTCTCTATTCGGCAGGAATATCTACAATCAAATCTGCATCACCACCTCCCCCGGCCTCGACGAAAACGCACTCAAGCGCAGTATCAACGAGACCCTGGGCACCAAGGTCATCAACATCGTGGCCCTGGAGGATAACGCGGACGCCTACAATATGCTCGACATCTCAAACAGCATCAAGAACATCATCCTCATCTTCCCCATGATCTTCTTCGCGGTGGCCGCTCTCATCATGTTCAGCACCATGAGCCGACTCATTGAGAACGCCCGAATGACCATCGGCACTTTTAAGGCCCTGGGATATGACGACGCCAAAATCATGCGCTACTACCTGATGTACGCCGTGCTGGTGGCAAACCTGGGCTTTGCGCTGGGCCTTGTGCCGGTGAAGCTTTTTGTGGTGTTCATCATCGGGAAGATATTCAGCTCCATAGATATTCCCGCCTATCAGGTCGTCTTCGACCGCCCGGCCATCCTCATCGCCTACGCCATCACCTGCGCCGTCTGCATCGGGACCGCCTTCTTCATTACCCGTGGGGAGCTCAAAGACTCCCCCACTGAGTGCATGCGCCCCAAGGCGCAGAAGGATGCGAGGAAAAACCCGCTGGAGCGCCTTCCCTTCCTGTGGAACAGGTTTGGTTTTACCCAGAAATACGTGGTGCGAAATATCTTCCGCAACAAGGCCCGGATGCTCATCTGCATCGTCGGCATCGCAAGCTGCATGATGCTGATCATGACGGCCAGGGGCATTACCGACACCATCGATAACTACCTGACCGTTCTGAGTGGCCGAGCCCAGCGGTTCGACGTACTCGCCACCCTGGACGCCACCGTCACGGAGAACCAGTATAAGCACTTAGAGAACCTCGACGGCGTCACCGAGGTGCAGTCCGCCATGACCACCGGCGTCAAGCTCTACTCCATCGACCGGGAGTACACCACCTACCTCACCATCACCGACGACACCATCAGCTTAAAGCTCCTCGATCCATACGGACCCAGCACCATGCGTCTGCCCGAGCGCGGCGTCATCCTGGATGAGAAGATCGCAGACTCCCTGGGTGTCTCCCCTGGCGACACAATCAACGCCCGGTTCTTCGGTGACAACAAGTTCTATGAGACGGAAGTCTCCGCCGTGATGAAGAGCATCGACGGGGTCTACATCGGCCGCTCCTTCTGGCGCGATATGGGAAAGGGCTTTACGCCCAACACCATGTACTTGAAAACGGACGACGCCTCCTCTGTCATCGACCGCCTGAGCGACTACGACTTCGTCACCACCGTGCTGGATAAGAGCAGCGTTATGGACGCGGCCAGGGAGAACGTAATGAGCATCGTCACCATCGTCACGGTATTGATCCTCTTCGGTGGGCTGCTGGCCTTCATCGTCCTCTATAATCTGGGCATCGTCAGCTTTTACGAGCAGATACGAAGCCTCGCCACACTGATGGTCCTTGGCTTTCACGACAAGGAGATCAAAAAGCTGGTCCTGTCGGAGAACATCGTCTTTACGCTGATCGGCGTCCTCATCGGCGCGCCGCTGGGCGTGCTGCTCACCGACGCGATTCTGGGCACCATCGACATGATGCACTTTCAAACTTATGTGCAGCCGTACTCTTACCTGCTCTCCGGAGCGCTGACGCTGGCCTTCGCTATGTTCGTCAACCTGATGCTGGGGCTGCAGATGCGAAAGATAGATATGCTCGGTGCGCTGAAAAGTATAGAATAA
- a CDS encoding conserved hypothetical protein (Evidence 4 : Homologs of previously reported genes of unknown function), translating to MDEKIQIIDMVREYTMGETKITAVDHISFEVPKGAYTIILGASGAGKSTVLNTLGGMDKPSSGVVNIFGQDIAKYNKKQLTKYRRDVVGFVFQFYNLMPNLSVLENVELASQICKNPLDAREILDMVKLSERLNNFPSQLSGGEQQRVAIARALAKNPDILLCDEPTGALDYNTGRSVLALLYDICKTSGKTVIVVTHNGALAPTADILIHMKSGQIENFQTNEHPVPVLELEW from the coding sequence TTGGACGAGAAGATACAGATCATTGACATGGTGCGCGAATATACCATGGGCGAGACCAAGATCACAGCGGTGGACCACATCAGCTTTGAGGTGCCCAAGGGCGCGTACACCATTATTTTAGGCGCCAGCGGCGCGGGGAAATCCACGGTACTGAACACCTTGGGCGGTATGGATAAGCCCAGCTCCGGGGTGGTCAATATCTTCGGCCAGGATATCGCCAAATACAATAAAAAACAGCTCACCAAATACCGGCGGGACGTGGTGGGCTTTGTCTTTCAGTTTTATAACCTGATGCCCAATCTCTCGGTGCTGGAAAACGTGGAGCTGGCAAGCCAAATCTGCAAGAACCCGCTGGACGCCCGGGAGATTCTGGACATGGTAAAGCTCTCCGAGCGGCTCAATAACTTCCCCTCCCAGCTCTCCGGCGGCGAGCAGCAGCGGGTGGCCATCGCCCGCGCCCTGGCGAAAAACCCGGACATACTCCTCTGCGACGAGCCCACCGGCGCCCTGGACTACAACACAGGCCGCTCGGTGCTGGCTTTGCTCTACGACATCTGCAAGACCAGCGGGAAAACCGTTATCGTCGTGACTCACAACGGCGCTCTCGCCCCCACCGCCGACATTCTCATCCATATGAAGAGCGGGCAGATCGAAAACTTCCAGACCAATGAGCACCCCGTCCCCGTGCTGGAATTGGAGTGGTAG
- a CDS encoding Transcriptional regulator, TetR family, whose protein sequence is MKAEKTDRRVRYTMLALKDSLIGLMQENHISKISVKMLCERADINRSTFYAHYTNPYDLLRRLEQEVIADFNKSIDKHLEDQPTGDAVSIMKQLLDYAARNAELVMVLLSENGDSEFQKDLVSIAQQRLILNLQEDTRLTSHVSEYLQGFVIAGVVNILQKWIQDGMAESTQEMAELISKILFSGLSSFFREFRE, encoded by the coding sequence ATGAAAGCGGAAAAGACAGACAGGCGAGTTCGGTACACTATGCTGGCGCTGAAAGACAGCCTGATCGGGCTGATGCAAGAAAACCACATCTCGAAAATCTCCGTCAAGATGCTGTGCGAGCGGGCGGACATCAACAGGAGCACTTTCTACGCCCACTACACAAATCCTTATGACCTCCTCCGTCGGCTGGAGCAGGAGGTCATCGCAGACTTTAACAAGTCTATCGACAAACACCTGGAGGACCAGCCCACGGGGGACGCGGTCAGCATCATGAAACAGCTCCTGGACTACGCGGCGAGAAACGCGGAGCTGGTCATGGTGCTCCTCAGCGAAAACGGGGACAGCGAGTTTCAGAAGGACCTGGTGTCCATTGCCCAGCAGCGGCTCATCCTGAACCTGCAGGAGGACACTCGCCTTACATCCCATGTGTCTGAGTACTTGCAGGGTTTCGTGATCGCCGGGGTGGTAAACATCCTCCAGAAGTGGATCCAGGACGGCATGGCAGAGTCCACCCAGGAGATGGCCGAACTGATTTCCAAGATCCTGTTCAGCGGCCTTTCCAGTTTCTTTCGGGAATTCCGGGAGTGA
- a CDS encoding Acetyltransferase, GNAT family → MMEFQHEPERIYASNSAGQCIAEVTFPISNGVATIDHTFVDPSLRGQGVAGQLLAAAVERLRSAGLKARPTCSYAVKWFADHPEHADLLL, encoded by the coding sequence ATGATGGAATTTCAGCATGAGCCAGAGCGCATCTATGCCAGCAATTCAGCCGGTCAGTGCATCGCGGAGGTCACGTTCCCGATTTCAAACGGGGTAGCCACCATTGACCACACCTTTGTGGACCCCTCCCTCCGTGGGCAGGGCGTCGCCGGCCAGCTGCTCGCCGCCGCGGTGGAGCGCCTCCGCTCCGCGGGCCTCAAGGCGCGGCCCACATGCTCTTACGCGGTCAAGTGGTTTGCCGACCATCCCGAGCATGCCGACCTCCTCCTCTAA
- a CDS encoding hypothetical protein (Evidence 5 : No homology to any previously reported sequences) — protein MLIFRISTICFVQTKQIGLLKKGNALYNVNIAS, from the coding sequence ATGCTGATTTTTAGGATTAGCACAATCTGCTTTGTGCAGACGAAACAAATTGGACTTTTAAAAAAGGGGAACGCTTTGTACAATGTGAATATAGCTAGCTAG
- a CDS encoding putative galactitol-specific phosphotransferase enzyme IIB component (Evidence 3 : Function proposed based on presence of conserved amino acid motif, structural feature or limited homology) translates to MKKIKIIIACGSGVATSTLAANEVQSVCKEYGIDASVDTCSMKALDQAAENADVILTTNKCEKELGKPLMSVTPFITGIGIDKTRKKLGELLLETANKS, encoded by the coding sequence ATGAAAAAAATCAAGATCATTATTGCATGCGGAAGCGGTGTGGCCACATCAACCCTGGCGGCGAACGAAGTTCAGTCGGTTTGCAAGGAATACGGCATTGACGCCAGCGTCGACACCTGCAGCATGAAGGCGCTCGACCAGGCGGCGGAGAACGCGGACGTAATTTTAACAACGAACAAATGCGAAAAAGAACTGGGCAAGCCTCTGATGAGTGTCACTCCGTTCATCACTGGGATTGGGATCGACAAGACGAGGAAAAAACTAGGCGAGCTGCTTTTGGAAACTGCAAACAAGAGTTAG
- a CDS encoding conserved membrane hypothetical protein (Evidence 4 : Homologs of previously reported genes of unknown function) produces the protein MGTLSSIVQSILGVGAVALLPLMILILGLIFRMKFLQALKSGLLVGIGFQGLKLVVSFLVATLSPVLNFWASGDAGFTIVDVGWETLSAAAWSQSFAGLMVPLGLLLNFILIRVKATKTLNVDVWNYWHLIKSAAILSFVLTAVGLSGTGNYVVSVLFGLLLSVMICIVGDKIAPAWQGYFGLEGTTCTTVLQLGTTLPIAWAVNWLLDRIPGVKKINISYDTLNEKIGAFSDPTIIAFILGIFLSLITKQTLAGTIQIAVGLAAVITLTPRMVKLFMEGISPLSTAARNYMITRLGEDAEFNIGVDIALGVGDQSSITASTLMIPISVLLAFILPWNQFFPLAFLGSSLAYAMATVSLVSKGNLFRSLIIGTVYMIFTYFAFNFTATLCTQFVVSAGVMEIQEGVRVTAGGMNNFIELIMAMFGKLVG, from the coding sequence ATGGGCACTTTGTCAAGCATTGTACAGTCCATTCTCGGTGTGGGAGCCGTCGCGCTACTTCCGTTAATGATTTTGATCCTCGGTTTAATTTTCAGAATGAAGTTCCTCCAGGCGCTGAAGTCCGGCCTCCTTGTTGGTATCGGCTTTCAGGGGCTAAAGCTGGTCGTCAGCTTTTTGGTTGCCACGCTGTCGCCGGTTTTAAACTTCTGGGCGTCCGGCGACGCGGGCTTTACCATTGTGGACGTGGGCTGGGAGACGCTCTCAGCGGCGGCTTGGTCGCAGAGCTTTGCGGGCCTCATGGTCCCGCTTGGCCTGCTGCTGAACTTCATCCTGATCCGCGTGAAGGCTACGAAGACCCTGAACGTTGACGTCTGGAACTATTGGCATTTGATCAAGTCCGCGGCGATCCTCTCCTTCGTTCTCACCGCTGTGGGGCTCTCCGGCACCGGAAACTATGTGGTCAGCGTGCTTTTCGGCCTGCTGCTGTCCGTGATGATCTGCATCGTTGGCGACAAGATAGCTCCGGCCTGGCAGGGGTATTTTGGGCTGGAAGGCACGACTTGCACCACCGTTTTGCAGCTGGGTACGACGCTGCCGATCGCGTGGGCCGTGAACTGGCTTCTGGACAGAATCCCCGGTGTGAAGAAGATCAACATCTCCTACGACACCCTGAATGAGAAAATCGGCGCGTTCAGCGACCCGACGATCATCGCCTTTATCCTCGGCATCTTCCTGTCCCTGATCACCAAGCAGACGCTTGCCGGCACCATCCAGATCGCCGTCGGCCTGGCTGCGGTTATCACCCTGACGCCGAGAATGGTCAAGCTGTTCATGGAGGGCATCAGCCCGCTGAGCACGGCTGCCAGAAACTACATGATCACCCGCCTTGGCGAAGACGCTGAGTTTAACATCGGCGTGGATATCGCGCTTGGTGTGGGCGACCAGTCCTCCATCACCGCCTCCACCCTTATGATTCCCATCAGCGTGCTGCTGGCCTTTATTTTGCCCTGGAATCAGTTCTTCCCGCTGGCCTTCCTGGGCTCCTCGCTGGCCTATGCCATGGCTACCGTCAGCCTCGTTTCCAAGGGGAACCTCTTCCGGTCGCTGATCATCGGTACCGTGTATATGATCTTTACTTACTTTGCGTTCAACTTCACCGCCACGCTCTGCACTCAGTTTGTCGTGAGCGCCGGCGTCATGGAGATACAGGAGGGCGTGCGCGTGACCGCGGGCGGCATGAATAACTTTATCGAGCTCATTATGGCTATGTTTGGTAAACTCGTAGGCTAA